In Anopheles bellator chromosome 2, idAnoBellAS_SP24_06.2, whole genome shotgun sequence, the genomic stretch TTTATAGTTCGCAATATTACTTATGCGATGTAGAAACGTTGTAGCATGTCTATTGGTCGGCTTgtagtgtgtgtttttttataaataatgTCTTCCAAATGTATTTTCCAGCTGTAAATACTGTAACGCTGTTGGGGCGGGTAGGAGCTGATCCACAACGCCGTGGAAATGAGGAACATCCGGTAGTCATGTTCTCCGTGGCTACTCATTCTAATTACAAGTAAGAAGAAAAGTGTCTTGTAACTAGATAGCATATTTACacaaattatattttaattggCGATTGGCTTTTCAGATATGAATCGGGCGATTGGATGCAGAAAACAGACTGGCATCGTGTGGTTGTCTTCAAGCCTGGTCTGCGAGATTCTGTGTTGTCGTATTTGAAGAAAGGCCAAAGAACCTTGGTGACTGGGAAAATAACATACGGAGAAATAACAGATCAGGAgggaaaacaacgaacaacTTCCAGTATCATAGCAGATGATGTAATCTTTCTTCAACATTGAATGGGTCAACCAACTCAATCGGAACGCATCTTCGATACGAATCATTGTGTTGACATGAAAAGTTTAGAATTGTAATGTATGAATGCATTTCGATGAAATCATAATTTTTTCAGATTATAAcctaataaaaataatctgTTGAAACTAACCTTTTGGTTTGACAACTGGCTTGAATGCTCGAGCGCAGCATATGATTTGCTTTAAGCGGTTCGTCGATTCAATGCCGGCGCCTAAATTTTTGCGACAGTTCACGCACACTACCACTCACTTTGTGCCGGTACATCGCTATTGCTGAGAGCAAGTTTTCTGCTCAGTCGTGTTTTATCCGTGAAGTTGCGCTGGTTTCTGGTTTGTGCGTTCTGGTCCGTTGCTGTTCGTTGTAAtagaaaacgagaaaacccTAAAAAACTaggattatttttgcattgtATGCTGCGGAAacagcaaagaaaatttacatttgaaaGTCTGGTTGATAGCTGCGGCTTCAGTGGTCTATAGTTTGTTGAAAACCATCACCGTTTTTCCATCGGCGGTGTGTAGCGGTGTCATCCTAACCTCTTTTCTGGTGCACCAAGCTGTGCATAAAAGAAGCATCTCTGCCGGGAGTGTTAAatcctgtgtgtgtgtctgtctcTGGTACTGGTATccaacggaaaaaatggcagTCGTTACCCTTGGCGAAAAAATTCTCTCGGCCAAGTCCATCATTTGCGATATTGAGGGGACTACTACTTCGATTAGTTTTGTTAAGGTAAGCTTTATTGCAGTCGAACATTGTTCTATTCCAGAGTCTTGATCTTGCTGCTTGCTGGTTgatgattcttttttttttttgctctcaaCTGTGCGGCAAGTATAATAGCTGAGTCGCTGTAGAACGTAGATATTTTAATGCATATTCGATTGACCTTGAAGACATCTTTTCAGCAAGTTCCATTACTGTATTCCAATGAAAGCAATCGCAACTGAAATTTTAATACAGCGTTTTCATTCCTCTGCCCCTTGCTCCTCCTTGGACAATTGGTTCGGGGAACTAACTACACCACCACAAGTGTTGTGGATCGGCTCCGGTGAAATACGTATCAACGTTTGTTACTAACACagtggaaaatttgaaaagaagAGAGATCGTCTCTATTAGTAGGATCTTGCAGTCGTGTAGGATCTTTGTCATGGCACCTGAATTTTCTTGTCCGAACTTGTTTGTTCTTGTATTGCAATAAATGCACATGGACTCAAATGTCCAATGATTACATTTTGTGAATTATGTAGGATTTGTAATTCCCAGAACTTTAATTCAAGATGTTCGAGAGGATTCCAGCCGAAAGCGTGTTATTTTTGCCAATGGTGCACATTTGAAAGTTCATGAACAGACAGGCtgccattttctctcttctccaGATGTTCACATTGCGGTTACTATAGTTTCTCTTGTGATGCTTAATTTCTGCAATGTTGCCATCAGCGCCTAAGAGAGAAAAATGTTCTTCGTTGCTTGCTCCCATCCATAGATGTGTTTAAGGCGACTATTTGTCCCTAGGTTGCTTGAATGTAGCGGCGTTTCCTGTTCCCTTTGAAGAAAGGTTTTTGTAGTGGTGAAACGAATGTGTCGATCATACCATGAAACGGGATAGAACTTGATTGCAAAAACGTAGAAGGAATGAAGCTCGGGTGTGcgaaaatttggaaatttttgcTTTCGACTTCATTTTGCTGTAGTCCTTTAGCGCGGTAATTTcacatgtgtatgtgtggtgtgaAAGGTTTCTACATGTTCACAGCGCACATAAATTTGCTCTTATTTAGTAGAACTGTGCGTTTgcgacacacacacaaaagATACTTCCGCTATGAAAACTCAacactttttatgctgcataTTTTCAGCTCTTGACGCTTCAACACTGTAAGATAGATGCAATAGTTATGTGGTATGAGGTGATTGTTCATTATTTCGAAAGATTGCAGTTTGTGACTCTTAAGTGCGTGGAAAACTGTGATGCGTTTGCTACATGCAGTTTCGTTTGTCATGTATCATACGGAAAAATAAAGGGATTGCACTAAACAGAAGTATCACCTTTGCTACTTTTAGTGATGCTTATGTTACTATAATTATAATGACCAGACTATATTCATAATATACAAGGATCCTTTAAAGTGGAATAATAATTATATTCTgtaccggtttttttttactaaaacTTGCACAGTTAAATTAGATCAGTAGCAAAACTAGCCTACTCTAGTCAAAGGCGACAGGTACAGGAACattttttatataattttgttttctttcgatagTTAATATTTGCCTTGAGGCTTTTGTATCAGGTAAAAATGATCGCATAATATAAATTGATGTTCTCTAGGTGGATTGGTATTCATTTACTCAACGTTTAAGGTACAAATTATCCAAGCGGTCGGGTAGATTCTATTCCCTAGAAGTAAACCTTCTATATTCTGGAAACGATTTTGCTCTAGTGTACATTGTTTTGAGTTCAAAGCATTCAATGGTGAGATATTGTATGCTTTCTTACCTGTCTATAAGTTTGTCGTTTCGCTCATTCACCTGTCTTTTAACAGCTTAAAAATACAGATCTTATACATATACCAATTaaagaaaagtaattaaagaaaaataaaaaccaaacaggTTTTAATCGATATCTTATACTGTTCTTTTGCACCTATCTTAATTCagcatttttcttctttcatttAACGTTTCACCTCACCTCAGTCGCCACACGGTTTGTTAAGAACAAAAagtattgttttttattttgattttttaaattttgtgaaGTTTAAATCAAACATATCGTATGTCATCTATTTCTGAGCGCaggataaaaaaattcaattgagGCAATTCTAtttctcccttttttgtgttttcaaaatctttttttttcttttctgttttatttgtGTGCTTAAAGAGGCATATTGACTTTGGCAATAATTTGCAGTAGACATATAATtcttaaatattttaatgtgaAGCAACCCCCCATACCTTTCTTTCGCATTAAAATATATGTAacttttgtgattttttgcaAAGTTAATTTTTAAGATTATTCGACAGTTTTATTCATTAGTTGTTGTGAACTATCCAGATGATTCGTTCTTCGCATAAActataaaatattttgttccCGAGTAGGTGATTTTTACAGGGAATACTGCAATTTCGAGAGTACACCTGGCTGATgctaaaaaaaataaaaattatacgTACTAAACCTAATACATCTTGTGTCGTTTAGCGGTTTTTTGATGTTGATGTGCTGAGGAAAAGAAGTTTAATCATTAAAAAACCAGACAGAGTAATATCTGAACGAACGCAGAGTAATATCGAACGAACGCAACGCACAAATGGCGGTGTTTGCGGTGTGACGGCACGATTATTGGTGACTTACATTACGCAGcttcattttaaatttgtttacatatttttcaGGATGTCTTGTTTCCCTATGCGCTAAAAAATACTGAAGAGTATTTAAAAACTAACTGGAATGAAGAAGCTACAAAAACTGTGGTCGAAGCATTGCGCGAGCAGGCCAATGAAGATAAGAAAGCAAATATCGAAGGAGTTGTTACTATCGCTACTGCTGGGGTATGTTcagattaaaacaaaatttagaaattaaatcatatgacaaacatacaaaaatAATTGACAAAACTAAACatgtgaagtgaaaaatttgTAATACATTATGATATTACTTGCACGTGGTAACATcactttgtttttgtttaggAATCTGACGATCTGATCATTCAAGATCTTGTGAAAAACATCGAATGGCAAATGTCAAAGGACCGCAAGACAGGGGCACTTAAAACGCTACAAGGATTAGTTTGGGCCAAAGGCTATAAGGACGGCACAATCAAAGGCCAGTAAGTAAAGCAACTATCTTGAAGACCAATGTTTTTTATTGTGATGTGATGCAAGCACATTTTAAACATACCATTCGTATGTTTGTTATTCtttacatttgttttacgCAACTAGTGTTTACGAGGATGTGCAGCAGGCGTTCGAACAGTGGGATGAGTGTGGTCGAAAGGTGTACATCTACTCAAGCGGAAGTGTTGATGCACAAAAGCTGCTTTTCGAACATAGTGAAAAAGGAAATCTCCTCAAATACCTCTCGGGCCATTATGATACTAAAATTGGAGCCaagcaagagaaagagagttaTGAGtcaattttgaaaaacatcAATGCTGAAGCCGCAGACGTGGTTTTTCTTACAGATGTCATAGCAGGTAAGTTAAAAATCGAATATAGTTGCCATATATATAAATCATATTACGACATCATTGAAGATGAACATTGGTTAGTGTATAGCGGTGGTGTTGAAAAGAGCTTGTTACTAAGTATTTCAAACGGATTCCATGTACTCGATTGGATTCACTCATTTCGATGTTagtttttaaatgtttttgtttgtctatttccgtttttttatgaataGAAGCTAAAGCCGCTAAGGAAGCAGGAGTGAACGTGGTACTTCTAGATCGACCTGGCAATGCCGAACTTTCCGAAGAAGATCGTAAAGAATTTCCAGTTATTACGACGTTTTCTGAGctttcgtttaaaaaaataaacgaggAAAACGGCTCATCTGCAaccgcgaaaagaaaaattgacgAAACTACCGGCGTCGCAGAGGACAATGCTCAGGTATATCCTAAtaagaaataatatttttatattattttgcaaattttcgCTATTTTTTGATAAGCCACGGCTACTACCGTGGCACAATTTCTGTACAGTGTAGTGAACATAGTTTTGCTACGTGATGCGTGAGTAGCGCATCCAATAAGCTTTAATATTTCTtcagaaataaaaaaagggcGTGGGTCAAATAAGTGCAAGAATGTCTTCGATTATTCATCGATTGCatatgggttttttttaacgGTTACAGTAGTGTCAAAAAAGATATTGCACGATTGTTCCCACATAAGAATACTATGAAAACCGAACGAACTTAAAAATATCAACACTAATATAGATCaacgagaaataaaattatattacaTACAAAATATGTATAATAATTAAGAAAAATATTGGCTTAAACGTCATGTTGGTACTTTTCAAATattcccccctattatgatgaaactcgaatcgagaactcgatcgttcgagtgaacacagtaagagagaaagcagaatacagcaatTGAGagggcagaaagagaaagctatagcaaaatgaactcaaatgaccgttcgagttctcgattcgagtttcatgATAGGGGGGATTGCTTGATTTCTATGTTCTCGGAATGTCTGAAATGAGCATTTactttaaaaagaaaaataaagtattgaATACAAAAACTTGGTTAAACTTCACTAACTgaattctttaattttttaaattaaattgatattAAGACAGATTACACCaccattacaaaaaaaattaaagttcTTCGAATTACGTTCAACTAATGATGTGTAGACATTATATATATTTGAGATATTAGATTAATACTATGTTGCATCGATTACGATTTATTAGTCCTAGTATATTAAGTCATCGTAACGATTGAGTGGTGCCagttattgtttatttactaATTGCAGTGATATTTTTGATCGAGTTATAATTGgaataaatgtaaattttgaagaaagaaaaattgaatgGTTGAATAatatcaaatatttttaaagcacTTCAAAGTAAATAGATCATTTAACGTATTATTCATTATCATTAATAACAACATCATTAACAAGATAAGGtcatttttaaaacgttaattcagcaataatgaaaatgataataatatatGATGATAATATATGGTTGTTACATAGTTGTTTCGTAATTATATTCAAAGATATATTCGTAACTATTCGTATTCGTAAGTGTGTAGGTGTTTGTTAATATTAATTACATCCttgatgttgatgattttatttattaaaattttgttttaaaatggtttaTGTCTTGACTAATTTTAAAGATTATGCCATCTGTTGGCGAATCTGGAAGCTTTTGCTAGTTTagttttgaaccatttttattgtttttattccaGAAAAAGATGCAACGCTGAGTAGTATTGTAATACACTAAAtgtatttgttttattccttatttattaaatttcagGAACCTCCGAACAAACAGATAAAGATTGACGAAGTAAAAACCACTGAAAATGTTACAGAACCACGAGAAAAGATGGAGGAGGAAGGAGCTGCTTCTGTTACAACAAATGTACCAGAGAATGATAACACGAAGAACGAGAAGGATGTTGAAtcaaaatgtgatgaaaataTGGAAGTAGATGATGCTGTAGTGCAAAAATCGTGTGaagaggaaaacgaaaaggatgCGATTGAAACCAAGAAGGATGACAAAGAAGCTTCCAAATcagaaaagaaagaggaaataCTCGTAGACGTTACTGAAAAGACAACAGAAATGAttgagcaaaacgaaaaatcaGAAGTATTAATTACTATGGATGCCGCTGAatccgaaaaagaaaaagaaaaggatggCGCTAATGACAAACAAGTTGAAAGCAAAGATGAGTCGAAAGAGATCaatgaaaattcaaaaattaaacaaacttcTGACGAAGTAGACGATCAGGCCAAAGAAAAGACAAGAAACGAAGTAAATGACGTAAATGAACAAATTGAAGATAAAGTTGACAGTGTTGAAATTGAGGAGTCCAATAAAAACGTACAGATTGAAAAGGTTGAAGAAACACATGGAACCGAAACTAAAACCAGCGGTGCAATCGCAGAAGTAGATATCGGAGCGAAGGAGGTGAAGGAAGATATGGCAAGCAGTTCTACCgaaacgccacaaaataacGGCCAAGTTGAACAAACGGTTCCTAAAGAAGACGATGGCGAATCGAATGCAAACCAAGCCACACGAAACGGAAAGACTGATGATGAATCAAATGCTACAACAAATGGAAGCAGTTCCGAAAACCccacagaagaagaaaaaaattcagaaagTGATAAGGAAAATGACACATCGCTTCAAAATTGTGAAGCTGATGAAAtaaccaacgaaaaaaatggaaataatgcAGATACCACCACTAGTATTGGGGAAGAAACTACCGCAGTAGAAGGGAAAAATAAGAAGGTTGCAGAAGCGGTAACAACGTCGACAGCAATTGAAGGCGAATTGTAAGTCGTAGAGGTCACCAGCAAATCAAGGACAGAAAGGGAAGGATGTGTGTATGATCCTCGACATTGCTCCTTttgattaattcaatttctttcgGCAGAGTACTTGTTTTTACCTAGCGGATTCcatagaaaaaaacacgatcagTTGTATGTACGTTTAGTGTTAAAGTGACGATGGCGTGAGTCCAAATTGAAACGATGAATCTTACTGTTAACGATTATCCTTAAAACTATCATAAAATAAGACGAATATTGATCGAGAATTTGGCTTGCGTAGAAGACTCCAATTGTGACTGTTTTCTTAAAGTCTTAttcatataattttttttttgccacaaaacgAGAGCATCGAACATGCAAAATTATCTGAAGAACGTAGAATCGACCAATTTTGCGTTACCGTGACACATATGGGAAAGAATATATTGAAAGTAATAACAGCATGACGCTGTAGAAGCAAGCTAATCATagcaattaaaatatttattttgcatcaTTCCAATTAAAATCTACttaaatattgtttggccCTGCTTCGATACATTACTTTCTCCtttagttttatttaaaacaacaaatatcTCAAACcgaagcaataaattattaaattagcTTCAAAGGGCGTATAACAAATGAATATATCATTTTTCATAGGAGCAGGCGAGCACGCAAATACACACTGTAAATGGAAATCGGTCGTATTTTTTATGTGACATAACAGATTAAAGACTGAGCAAGAACGAATTAACCAGCAGTAAACATATGAAACTTAAACATTTAGATGCACTCATCATAGGATGCACGATATAATTCTTTAAATTAGAATGGATGGAAGCTTTTATTCGGTTTGAATACAATAGCCCCAAAAAATCTTAAACTCATTGTCTGTTTGAACTGAACAGTCGGTTTCGAGAGGTTGCTGCTGGATGAAGACGCTTGACCGCAACCGGCAGAGGGAGCCGTAGCAGGCCGGAGCCACCCGGAGATTGTAGAGACCGATAAGTAATTTAAACTGTTTGTTGAAAactatttgcattttatgtaTGAAATAGCAATCTACTCGATAGCATTGCTTACTTTCAattctaattaaattatgtgtCTAAAGAAGATGGTATACGAGTATAATTACCTAGCACACAATCTATCAGTATTAAGTTAACAAGGTAAAACATATTACTTCAAGACATTTCGCGTATCCCATCAATTGGCTTTTTGGCAGGTTGAATACTAAAACATCGTATTTGATTAGGAAGGCTTGAAATTAGCTTCTCTGTGGAATGGAAATTGCTGTGGGTTTGAGGATTTTTGTATGGATTTGTTAATGTAGCCAAAACTATCGGGAATTTATTTCTAAATCAAAAGTCTATTCTCAATTCTTTTCATATCCCCCTCTAAGTAGTCCTCTCGTACACTTCTACTTCTACTTCGCAGTACACTTCTAacgtttttcccattttttaaaacatgcCGCAAATACTTCCGGTAGAACCTTCAAAGCGTGCTTCGTTCTATTTCTTCTATAGATCCGGAGCTGCCTCTTGAGTTAAACGAATAGCCAGAATTCACAAGGTGATCACTCAGGCGAACACGGTGGTTGTGGAAGGATATAAGTCGAGTTTGTGCGATGATGAAATGATCACGCAAATTTGATTCAACAACATGCTCGTAAGGCAAGAACCAAGAATTTTCCCTCCACAAATCAGGTCTTGTTTGATTCACAGCATTACGAAAACGATGCATAACACTtaaatagtattctttgttgatAGTTTGGCAATTTTGAAGGAATTCATAATGCACCACATCACGATAGTCAAAGAAAccccgtttcccgtttttggtcacagtagtatATGTTGGAAGTAACCGAATTTATCAATAtcgatattaatttttttatatatttttctatGGCACCCCATTAATAAAGGTTGTTGATATGTTCATTATGTTACATTAGGTAGctaataaaaaacaaatggtcACAACAGAACTTAAACcgagaaaaacaacattccaTGTTCAAATTTATAATTAGAAATTTTTTCTATGCATCTATTTATGTGCTTCTTAACTCCAATAATTAATTCACTTTTTAACCACCAATAAAAGTTGTAACAGGGAACTATAACAAAGTAATAGAAGAAAGGATGATATTTCGCTACACTATTATTGTGAGAGCACTGAGTATAATATACAATATACCCAATATTCCACCTTGTCAGTATACAACGCTCCAGTAGCACATGCAAAATAAAGAGagtcgaagaaagaaaaggctGTTCTATTCTGTTCTGTAATTGTTCAAAAACAAAGTTATGCTGATATCAGACAACGGTTCAAAGAATGCGGCATCGGCAAAATGCATATGAATGACACAAagtcaaacattttaaatttcaatgtTCCAGTCATAAAAGGAACAGCCAAAACAATTGCAAATTTTATTCCTGTGCTTCGTTACACCATCATCAACAATAATAGAAGTACTGTACTGTAATAAAGTTTTGCTAGCAGGTAAATTGATTCACAAATGGCGCAGATTGGGCATAACAAGTGATTGTTTGAATTATCGAACAAATATGCAATCCCAAGCGATAAAGAAACGGTAGAACAAGCTAGGAGAAAGCCTAAAATGTCCatatggaaaaataaaaacaagaaaaataaaaaggagataaaaatcaatcggtaatattttaaagtttccaatcaaacgaaaccaaccgTTATTTTTAATGTATAGTGTAATGTATGTTTTAAGGATCCATTATAGAAAATATTGAGAATAATTCGGTagtcgtcctttttttgttttcaaattagcAAACCCGGAATCTTCGTTCCAGCCAAAGTAGATTTTTggaaactttattttatcgaACATTAAAGAAAGGCAAAACCTGCTAGTATGTTGGTTTGGCAAGCATAATCGGAACCGAAATGTGCCTGTTAACAAATGGGCGGAATGAAATTTAGTTTTAATATATAAGAAAATTAACCTTCtttgatggaggcgcctaaCATCTCACAGAATATGGCGGAATCATTTTTAATACAAACAAATGATATACACAATTCTGTTGATAAAGTTCGATTTACATTGCGAAAAAACATTATTACCCTATATTCATACACATTAATTTAGTAAGCACGAGTTATCATATTTTTACTACTCAACAtcaaaccgaagaaaaaataatatagTTCTTTTCACCGTAAAGTAGGAATATCATATTTTGTAGCATCTCTGGAATAtcaaatgtttcctttttcctcaAACCATCCTTCACATGATCGTGATCATGGTTTGACTGTATATTGAAACATGCTGCACTTAGACTTTGAATTTGCAACAACATATAGCGAAATGTACCGAAGCCAAATGTACTATATGAAGCACTGTAGCTTTTAGTTTAGTAGCTACCACAACGATCGGATGAAATtgggtttgatgtttttgtttattttatttttttctctatttgattgatatttctattttatctATTTTGTCATTGAGAATTTAACGAAAACTCGTATGTAACagtaataaaatgaaatcttgTACTGTGCTTTTATTGAAGATATTCTATTTGCATATTGCTACTTTGGTGCCTTATTCTTATTTTGTATATGATGGAATCGTCCCTGTAGCGGTCGTTGCTGTCGTAATTTGGTCACGAAAATAATTCCTCCTATCTTCCAAACGAAGTTCTCTCcgttccaaaaacaaaatcacatGTCTTCAATAGGAGGTTGATAAAGGCTTCATAAAGTCATGCAATTCAAGTTCAGCCAAGAAACTTAATTCTCACATAATAACTGTCTCTCGATGAGCATCTTTTTCCACTGTGCTGGACATTATTTCAATGGTTTTCGTCTAATGTCTCTGGGTGCCGGCCGGCGTTTACCTTTCGGTGCGGCTTTCTTTTCCTGTGCCAGCACACCACAATAACACTTTTTAGAATACTACTGAACCTATCAGATTCATACTTCTAAACGACCGTCAGAAGGTAAGGAGGGCAGAACCCTTGCTTTCCTGTTTTCTCTTCACGTCGGGTGACCGATTCCAACATTTTCAGCCACATCGGACGTAGGTGGTAAACGGACCGACGGATATGGCGCAAACCCGACGAGAGATTCTTTCTGCACTGCCACGACGCGACGAACTTTTCCTGAGCAATTTTTCTAATCGAAAACTCCTCGCTCCGATTCTCCTATAGACTTGGTTTCTGATTTAGAGGCCGTGAGATACCAGCACGTTATTCTTTTCATGTTATAACTCTTTTCCTATCTCCctcattttctttctcattttCTCCCATACAAGTACACAGTCTCTTTCATTcgtttactttctctctcgatCTATTCAACCTTTCTTTCCAACTCTTTAGTAATGGAATTACCGTTTTCGGTGCTCGcgtcctttctctctctcgctctttatCTCCCAATCTGATCCGTGGCCGTGCTCCTCTAGGCCTCAAAACACATTCCAAAATAAAGAGTAGCTACGAGAACCACCGAACTCGCTGGGTGCGCAACGCGCAACCTATATCCTTGTGGGTGGAATAGAACGAGCTTACGGTAATTCAAGCACTACGCCTGAGCAACCTTGACTTTCCTTTGTTCCTGGTCCTAGCACGCCATTGCCGGGCGGACAAAACAAATGACACTGCCTTACCCAGCTTTAAACAATTTCGGTTCTTATTGCATGAATTGCCGTTCCCGCATTTCTTCAATAATTACACTAATTTGTGCTAATCTTTAGGAAACTCCCAGTTGGAATCATCTTTTAAACCAATTACGTAATTAaccaattaaattttataaatttatgatttatttgatttaatttatttatttggttatGCTTGGTTTCTATTCGAATTTAATCTAAAAGTTGCTTAGAATCTTCTGATCGTGTTCGATACTGTATTTTTACGTACCTTttccaaaaaacgaaaattgtAGGTTTAAGAAATGTAATGAATGTTCGATGGACGATCTTTAGAACATTACGAACGCAATACTCTGATTTC encodes the following:
- the LOC131210295 gene encoding single-stranded DNA-binding protein, mitochondrial encodes the protein MLGNKIFLVRTLLSTGFQRTLCTDSSRIEKTVNTVTLLGRVGADPQRRGNEEHPVVMFSVATHSNYKYESGDWMQKTDWHRVVVFKPGLRDSVLSYLKKGQRTLVTGKITYGEITDQEGKQRTTSSIIADDVIFLQH
- the LOC131206889 gene encoding enolase-phosphatase E1; protein product: MAVVTLGEKILSAKSIICDIEGTTTSISFVKDVLFPYALKNTEEYLKTNWNEEATKTVVEALREQANEDKKANIEGVVTIATAGESDDLIIQDLVKNIEWQMSKDRKTGALKTLQGLVWAKGYKDGTIKGHVYEDVQQAFEQWDECGRKVYIYSSGSVDAQKLLFEHSEKGNLLKYLSGHYDTKIGAKQEKESYESILKNINAEAADVVFLTDVIAEAKAAKEAGVNVVLLDRPGNAELSEEDRKEFPVITTFSELSFKKINEENGSSATAKRKIDETTGVAEDNAQEPPNKQIKIDEVKTTENVTEPREKMEEEGAASVTTNVPENDNTKNEKDVESKCDENMEVDDAVVQKSCEEENEKDAIETKKDDKEASKSEKKEEILVDVTEKTTEMIEQNEKSEVLITMDAAESEKEKEKDGANDKQVESKDESKEINENSKIKQTSDEVDDQAKEKTRNEVNDVNEQIEDKVDSVEIEESNKNVQIEKVEETHGTETKTSGAIAEVDIGAKEVKEDMASSSTETPQNNGQVEQTVPKEDDGESNANQATRNGKTDDESNATTNGSSSENPTEEEKNSESDKENDTSLQNCEADEITNEKNGNNADTTTSIGEETTAVEGKNKKVAEAVTTSTAIEGEL